A single genomic interval of Burkholderia cepacia ATCC 25416 harbors:
- a CDS encoding formyltransferase family protein: protein MPKKNLVYIQSLRNGAADRAGQPVAYQGGTRYMKAPLEFLVERLNDSLLGERYTLKGVIVDDDDGSPADRAKVADYGFARTPGRPWILPEGLTVQGRPVDELFCTIASTYRRLPRDARERAAGKQAFERRLLERLLELEADVVVLDGLLVILDELVRPGARFHRRIANIHPGITADGSPYQRRGAWATLDALHGARGERVDWASGATSSVEPVMMTGASFHYVDNGIDSGEVICDVLDTPIAPGDTILELRWNNFQRSLFPALERGLHVLADRHDAGAL from the coding sequence ATGCCGAAGAAAAATCTCGTCTACATCCAGTCGCTGCGCAACGGCGCAGCCGATCGCGCCGGCCAGCCGGTCGCTTATCAGGGCGGCACGCGCTACATGAAGGCGCCGCTCGAATTCCTCGTCGAGCGCCTGAACGACTCGCTGCTCGGCGAGCGCTACACGCTCAAGGGCGTGATCGTCGACGACGACGACGGTTCGCCGGCCGACCGCGCGAAGGTGGCCGACTACGGCTTCGCCCGTACGCCGGGCCGCCCGTGGATCCTGCCGGAAGGGTTGACGGTGCAGGGCCGGCCGGTCGACGAACTGTTCTGCACGATTGCGTCGACATACCGGCGGCTGCCGCGCGACGCACGCGAGCGTGCAGCCGGCAAACAGGCGTTCGAGCGCCGCCTGCTCGAGCGCCTGCTCGAACTCGAAGCCGATGTCGTCGTGCTCGACGGGCTGCTCGTGATCCTCGACGAGCTCGTACGGCCCGGCGCGCGCTTTCACCGGCGCATCGCCAACATCCACCCGGGCATCACCGCCGACGGTTCGCCGTACCAGCGGCGCGGCGCATGGGCGACGCTCGACGCGCTGCACGGCGCGCGCGGCGAACGGGTCGACTGGGCGAGCGGCGCGACGTCGTCCGTCGAGCCCGTGATGATGACGGGCGCGTCGTTCCACTACGTCGACAACGGCATCGATTCCGGCGAGGTGATCTGCGACGTGCTCGACACGCCGATCGCACCGGGCGACACGATTCTCGAACTGCGCTGGAACAACTTCCAGCGCAGCCTGTTTCCGGCGCTCGAGCGGGGGCTGCACGTTCTCGCCGATCGCCACGACGCGGGAGCACTGTGA
- a CDS encoding nucleotidyl transferase AbiEii/AbiGii toxin family protein, with translation MTDTSPIRPLEVDARRPLDPAAVALLQAVSRACARVDAAFVVAGATARDILMWHVHGIRPVRATRDVDVAVCAVSWPFHAQLVDTLVATGQFTRAPKQQQKLLFDSGTHGFRTELDLVPFGPLETPPGAIAWPPGGEFVLNVLGFQEAVDTAQPVSIDARTVVPVASLPALALLKLLAWKDRRARQNSDAYDLLFLLRNFHDAGNRERIWDAAPDLLELHAFQPGLAAAALLARDAKRIASPHTRDAIRVLLSDEATYATLGQDLLARAFALLPGEFSDDANRYLDAFRDAFLADSPAPHA, from the coding sequence ATGACCGATACCTCGCCCATCCGCCCGCTTGAAGTCGACGCGCGCCGGCCGCTCGACCCGGCGGCGGTCGCGCTCTTGCAAGCGGTGAGCCGTGCCTGCGCGCGCGTCGATGCGGCCTTCGTCGTCGCCGGCGCAACCGCGCGCGACATCCTGATGTGGCACGTCCACGGCATCCGGCCGGTGCGTGCGACACGGGACGTCGACGTCGCGGTGTGCGCGGTGAGCTGGCCGTTTCACGCGCAGCTCGTCGATACGCTCGTTGCGACCGGGCAATTCACGCGCGCACCGAAACAACAGCAGAAACTGCTGTTCGACAGCGGCACGCACGGTTTTCGCACCGAACTCGATCTCGTGCCGTTCGGGCCGCTCGAAACGCCGCCGGGCGCGATCGCGTGGCCGCCGGGCGGCGAATTCGTGCTGAACGTGCTCGGTTTCCAGGAAGCGGTGGACACCGCGCAGCCGGTGTCGATCGACGCGCGCACCGTCGTGCCGGTGGCCAGCCTGCCGGCGCTCGCGCTGCTGAAGCTGCTCGCCTGGAAGGACCGGCGGGCACGCCAGAACAGCGATGCGTACGACCTGCTGTTCCTGCTGCGGAATTTTCACGATGCAGGCAATCGCGAGCGCATCTGGGACGCCGCCCCCGACCTGCTGGAGCTGCATGCGTTCCAGCCCGGCCTTGCCGCCGCCGCGCTGCTCGCGCGAGACGCGAAACGGATTGCCTCGCCGCACACGCGCGACGCGATCCGCGTGCTGTTGTCCGACGAAGCGACCTATGCCACGCTCGGCCAGGATCTGCTGGCACGTGCGTTCGCGCTGTTGCCGGGTGAATTCAGCGATGACGCCAACCGGTATCTCGACGCATTCCGCGACGCCTTTCTCGCGGATTCACCCGCACCGCACGCATGA
- a CDS encoding lysine N(6)-hydroxylase/L-ornithine N(5)-oxygenase family protein translates to MQRETVFDLIGVGFGPSNLALAVRLAERGGARTLAHCFVERQPEFGWHRGMLLDDCRMQISFLKDLVTMRDPKSRYTFINYLFERGRLNEFVNLKNFYPTRVEFHDYLSWVADAFDDRVHYSETVLGIEPVRGDGARIDALRVLSRDAAGHERQRVTRALSVGVGGTPAIPDAFAALGRDRVIHSSSYLTDIDRLVASPDGERRRVAVIGAGQSAAEVFIDLARRFPHVDASLVMRAGALKPADDSPFVNEIFSPEFTDVVYAQPHDARRALLERYRDTNYAVVDRPLIEQIYEMLYLQRIDGTPRHALLANSAIEGAARTADGRIELTLRDRMSGATRVERFDALVLATGYRRDTHSALLEGLAPHLGDALERGDVTRDYLLATPAHFAPRIYLQGCCEDSHGLSDTLLSVLARRADEICASLEDGIAPAHDEGAAKARQENGVSAGRMAFAL, encoded by the coding sequence ATGCAGAGAGAAACCGTATTCGACCTGATCGGCGTCGGCTTCGGGCCGTCGAATCTGGCGCTGGCCGTGCGCCTCGCGGAGCGCGGCGGCGCACGTACGCTCGCCCATTGCTTCGTCGAGCGCCAGCCTGAATTCGGCTGGCATCGCGGGATGCTGCTCGACGACTGCCGGATGCAGATCTCGTTTCTGAAGGATCTCGTCACGATGCGCGATCCGAAAAGCCGCTACACGTTCATCAACTACCTGTTCGAACGCGGCCGGCTGAACGAATTCGTCAACCTGAAGAACTTCTACCCGACCCGCGTCGAATTCCACGACTACCTGAGCTGGGTGGCCGACGCGTTCGACGATCGCGTCCATTACAGCGAGACCGTGCTGGGCATCGAGCCCGTGCGCGGCGACGGCGCGCGGATCGACGCGCTGCGCGTGCTGTCGCGCGACGCCGCCGGCCACGAGCGCCAACGCGTCACGCGCGCGCTGTCGGTCGGCGTCGGCGGGACGCCGGCGATCCCGGACGCGTTCGCCGCGCTCGGCCGCGACCGCGTGATCCACTCGTCGTCCTACCTGACCGACATCGACCGGCTCGTCGCATCGCCGGACGGCGAGCGCCGCCGCGTCGCGGTGATCGGCGCGGGGCAGAGCGCGGCCGAGGTGTTCATCGATCTCGCGCGCCGCTTCCCGCATGTCGACGCGAGCCTCGTGATGCGCGCGGGCGCGCTCAAGCCGGCCGACGACAGCCCGTTCGTCAACGAGATCTTCAGCCCCGAATTCACCGATGTCGTCTATGCGCAGCCGCATGACGCGCGCCGCGCGCTGCTCGAGCGCTATCGCGACACGAACTACGCGGTGGTCGACCGGCCGCTGATCGAACAGATCTACGAAATGCTGTACCTGCAGCGCATCGACGGCACGCCGCGTCATGCGCTGCTCGCGAACAGCGCGATCGAGGGCGCGGCGCGCACCGCCGACGGCCGCATCGAGCTGACGTTGCGCGACCGGATGAGCGGCGCGACGCGCGTCGAGCGCTTCGACGCGCTCGTGCTCGCGACCGGCTACCGCCGCGACACGCATTCGGCGCTGCTCGAAGGGCTCGCGCCGCACCTGGGCGATGCGCTCGAGCGTGGCGACGTGACGCGCGACTACCTGCTCGCGACGCCCGCGCACTTCGCGCCGCGCATCTACCTGCAAGGCTGCTGCGAAGACAGCCATGGATTGTCCGACACGTTGCTGTCGGTACTGGCACGCCGCGCGGACGAAATCTGCGCGTCGCTCGAAGACGGGATCGCGCCCGCCCATGACGAAGGCGCGGCCAAGGCAAGACAAGAAAACGGGGTGAGCGCGGGCCGGATGGCTTTCGCTCTTTGA
- a CDS encoding PIN domain-containing protein, whose translation MTTLYMLDTNICSFIMRERPPVVLSRLQSCVNAQHRIVVSAITYAEMRFGAVGRKASPKHAELVTAFVSRLDGVLSWDTAAVDATAAIRADLAARGTPIGANDASIAGHAIAAGAVLVTNNGREFGRVAGLSLEDWAA comes from the coding sequence GTGACCACGCTCTACATGCTCGATACGAACATCTGTTCGTTCATCATGCGCGAGCGGCCGCCGGTAGTGCTGTCGCGGCTGCAATCGTGCGTCAATGCGCAGCACCGGATCGTCGTGTCGGCCATCACTTATGCCGAAATGCGGTTCGGCGCAGTCGGCAGGAAGGCGTCGCCGAAGCATGCGGAACTCGTGACGGCCTTTGTCTCGCGGCTCGATGGCGTGCTGTCGTGGGATACGGCGGCCGTCGATGCGACGGCCGCGATTCGTGCCGATCTCGCCGCGCGCGGCACGCCGATCGGTGCGAACGATGCGTCGATCGCCGGGCATGCGATCGCCGCCGGTGCGGTGCTCGTCACGAACAACGGCCGGGAATTCGGCCGGGTGGCCGGGTTGTCGCTCGAAGACTGGGCGGCCTGA
- a CDS encoding GNAT family N-acetyltransferase, giving the protein MLAEVRPDGFTMLDTYRLAFADGLFAVRDGAEIRVAQGDGIGAQLLRAQLGDDGALRLVAYNHRASPTDQRRALLAALAAAFSDSARHASIRLDPAAWPAVALDALRASGVLADAGRCMREGWAQQADLWLVGPHLPCATLPVFTDGRRHPRRPPAPRGEVYARDLPALGVRFTLRGWQPAEDAQRVARWFDEPRVRDGWPGAQPGVDGGQGAAPDADPHVTPLVGCFDGEPFAYFEAFWLKEDALAPHVAARDYDRGLRMLVGESRWRGPHCVAGWLPSVVHYLFLDDPRTEAVGCAVPAGHARVADHLARHGFARQRRLALADAQPLWMRTLRETFFSGRHV; this is encoded by the coding sequence ATGCTGGCTGAAGTGCGTCCGGACGGATTCACGATGCTCGATACCTACCGCCTCGCGTTCGCGGACGGCCTGTTCGCCGTGCGCGACGGCGCGGAGATCCGCGTCGCGCAGGGCGACGGCATCGGTGCGCAGCTGTTGCGCGCGCAACTCGGCGACGACGGCGCACTGCGCCTCGTCGCATACAACCATCGCGCGTCGCCGACCGACCAGCGGCGTGCGCTGCTGGCCGCATTGGCCGCGGCGTTTTCCGACAGCGCGCGCCACGCGTCGATCCGGCTCGACCCGGCCGCATGGCCGGCGGTCGCGCTCGATGCGCTGCGCGCGAGCGGCGTGCTCGCCGACGCCGGCCGTTGCATGCGCGAAGGCTGGGCACAGCAGGCCGACCTGTGGCTCGTCGGCCCGCATCTGCCGTGCGCGACGCTGCCGGTGTTCACCGACGGCCGCCGCCACCCGCGCCGGCCGCCGGCGCCGCGCGGCGAAGTGTATGCGCGCGACCTGCCGGCGCTCGGCGTGCGCTTCACGCTGCGCGGCTGGCAGCCGGCCGAGGATGCCCAACGCGTCGCGCGCTGGTTCGACGAGCCGCGCGTGCGCGACGGCTGGCCGGGCGCGCAGCCTGGCGTGGACGGCGGGCAAGGTGCGGCGCCGGATGCCGACCCGCACGTCACGCCGCTCGTCGGCTGCTTCGACGGCGAACCGTTCGCGTATTTCGAGGCGTTCTGGCTGAAGGAAGACGCGCTCGCGCCGCACGTCGCGGCGCGCGACTACGACCGCGGGCTGCGGATGCTGGTCGGCGAATCGCGCTGGCGCGGCCCGCATTGCGTGGCGGGCTGGCTGCCGTCCGTCGTTCATTACCTGTTTCTCGACGACCCGCGTACCGAAGCGGTCGGCTGTGCCGTTCCGGCCGGCCACGCGCGGGTTGCCGACCATCTCGCGCGGCATGGCTTCGCGCGGCAGCGCCGTCTCGCGCTGGCCGACGCGCAGCCGCTGTGGATGCGCACGCTGCGCGAGACGTTCTTCTCCGGCCGTCACGTCTGA
- a CDS encoding GNAT family N-acetyltransferase: protein MQDTLTKPAGAADAVEGEVAAALDGAAHGPAMTVAERSLDAWRPDDSPEALLAAFVALFNTDTRYDAATITVPLGGADAAAVASYVARAVREGVIDGAQAEGDTLRFTVSRTTFWQNPRPWLKAPASGGMPLRHAITNGHRHPVRPPSPAGEIYARHMPQVGMTFSLRTVDIDAHADLFSGWMNLDRVAHFWDQRGTRDEHAAYLAERLADPHMHPMIGYFDDTPFGYFEFYWAKEDRLAPFYDAHDYDRGLHLLIGDSRFQSAGKLHAWWSGVLHYMFVDEPRTQRLVGEPRVDHVRHIAYMHRLGFYTLKEFDFPHKRAALTVIERDTFFDTFRLP from the coding sequence ATGCAAGACACGCTGACGAAACCGGCCGGCGCCGCCGACGCCGTCGAAGGTGAAGTGGCCGCGGCGCTCGACGGCGCCGCGCACGGGCCGGCGATGACGGTCGCCGAGCGCTCGCTCGACGCATGGCGGCCCGACGATTCGCCGGAGGCACTGCTCGCGGCGTTCGTCGCGCTCTTCAACACCGACACGCGATACGACGCGGCGACGATCACGGTGCCGCTCGGCGGCGCCGATGCGGCGGCTGTTGCGTCGTACGTCGCGCGCGCGGTGCGCGAGGGCGTGATCGACGGCGCGCAGGCCGAGGGCGACACGCTGCGGTTCACCGTATCGCGCACGACCTTCTGGCAGAACCCGCGACCGTGGCTGAAGGCGCCCGCGTCGGGCGGGATGCCGCTGCGCCATGCGATCACGAACGGCCACCGGCACCCGGTGCGGCCGCCGTCGCCGGCCGGCGAGATCTATGCACGCCATATGCCGCAGGTCGGGATGACGTTCAGCCTGCGTACCGTCGACATCGACGCGCATGCGGACCTGTTCAGCGGCTGGATGAACCTCGATCGCGTCGCGCATTTCTGGGATCAACGCGGCACGCGCGACGAGCACGCGGCGTATCTTGCCGAGCGGCTCGCCGATCCGCACATGCACCCGATGATCGGCTATTTCGACGACACGCCGTTCGGCTATTTCGAGTTCTACTGGGCGAAGGAGGATCGTCTCGCGCCGTTCTACGATGCGCACGACTACGATCGCGGGCTGCACCTGCTGATCGGCGACTCGCGGTTCCAGAGCGCCGGCAAGCTGCATGCATGGTGGAGCGGGGTGCTGCACTACATGTTCGTCGACGAACCGCGCACGCAGCGGCTCGTCGGCGAGCCGCGCGTCGATCACGTGCGGCACATCGCGTACATGCACCGGCTCGGGTTCTACACGCTGAAGGAGTTCGACTTCCCGCACAAGCGCGCGGCGCTCACCGTGATCGAGCGAGACACATTCTTCGACACTTTCCGGTTGCCGTGA
- the vapB gene encoding type II toxin-antitoxin system VapB family antitoxin, translating into MRTVSIFKNARNQAIRIPKDMEFEGVTELEIRREGDTLMLRPVRPTWLSFASEPLADADFLAERPAVIESGRFDLSGGAAPTESGQ; encoded by the coding sequence ATGCGTACCGTTTCCATTTTCAAGAACGCCCGTAACCAGGCAATCCGCATCCCGAAGGACATGGAGTTCGAGGGGGTGACGGAACTCGAGATCCGCCGCGAGGGCGACACACTGATGCTGCGGCCGGTGCGGCCCACGTGGCTCTCGTTCGCGAGCGAACCGCTGGCCGACGCCGATTTCCTCGCCGAACGCCCGGCCGTGATCGAGTCCGGCCGCTTCGACCTTTCCGGCGGCGCCGCGCCGACGGAGTCCGGCCAGTGA
- a CDS encoding non-ribosomal peptide synthetase, translated as MTKVQPDWLALATRFAQLPDAQRAVFIDKLGAAGIDFRVLPIPPRTPRSDRVPASFAQTRLWLHARLIDAPDAYHITERLALTGPLDAHALRLACDALIARHEALRTTFDEAPDGVAQTIHAPMRCPWRETGLEALPDAQRMARAQAVATAEEAEPFDLGVAPLVRAHLVRFDATHHWLALTVHHIVSDGWSSGVMLEELAAFYRTYASDRPVPLAPLPIQYADYALWQRRWLDAGERERQLAFWRERLDPQRGVLTLPGAAARPARRSARGARHGFSLDARIGAQLRAFAAASGATPFAVLLAALDALLARATGDARICVGVPAANRERAEVAGLIGFFVNTLAIDVDVPAHGDFSSLVARTQRALVDAQMHQDVPFEQVVDALGVPRSASHHPLFQVMAAYGERRALPALGAASAALLPSGTPSAKFDLTLSVEATPDGTFDAAFIYALDLFDADAIERLAARFVTLLADALARPDMPVGDLDWLPAAERAQLLAWNAPAGATDAEPFVPVHARIAAHAQARPDARGVADIDRAFTRGEVDARAARLARHLVAAGVRPEMRVGVALQRSVDLLVALIAVLKSGAAFVPLDPAHPRERLAQIVGDANIAHVLTDGASAASLPELPALRVWRADEVAALDEAAHVVLPDVLPGHAAYAIYTSGSTGKPKGVIVDHASFALHCAAIAERYGAGEQDVFLLFQSVNFDGAHEGWFSQYMSGAAVSVTADVLWPPAQTCAMMVRDGVTMTYVPPGCAAQLAEWALAHGAPPTLRSLTVGGEATSREAFAMLRRALPNVRVVNGYGPTETVITPTLWMFRPGDDLAKLGDAAYLPIGTLVGARTAHVLDERLHPLPVGVIGELYLGGEGIGVARGYLDRPALTAERFVPDPYGAPGARLYRTGDLVRRRADGVFDFIGRVDHQVKLRGLRIELGEIEAQLAAHDAVREACAVVHGQGALAQLVAYVELTADARAAAQPVEAATLDAHLRRTLPDYMVPAQLIVLDALPRNANSKVDRARLPAPVRVERAYEAPQDGDEAALAAIWCDVLNLERVGRGDHFFDLGGHSLAAVRVATRVAERLGRDVPVRALFEAPVLAQYARQVADAPRAAHAGAAAPGVAVAKPDAHGVWPLSPAQLGLWFLWRAQPDSAAYNIPVALRVRGPLDVDALRAAFSDVVAVHPALRARLVARDGALPGQRIDAGVSVELPVIDLSAQADVLARAAALTDEDALAPFDLAADAPLWRARVLRLGADDHVLSLTIHHIVSDGESIELWLDAVRARYVARMQGGAVAAGEIAQPVARPLVLPAPCHPARVAYWRDALTDLPVRLLPQRANAPAVPQWRAARIAFEFDGALIRAARDTASAAHATLPMLLHAALNTALFRATGAADQPVGVLASTRELTGDAAREALGLFINSVVVRTRIDPAARRADVLAQVRDTALAAYAHADVPFADVVAALRAPRAAQANPLFQVMFNYLRPTGAAARDWAGLSLAGFDEVRHRVVFTLELDVVEHPDGRVSAAFSYADELLDRSFVDALVDVYHDEVARFAGASEAALGAPDTHAAAQASPRAPAAGDARAATSSRAPHAAAALAALWSDTFATAAPEPDADLFEAGATSFDVVRFVDAASRAGHALTVADLFASPTFAALGARLEACTETGQEERHAG; from the coding sequence ATGACGAAGGTTCAACCCGACTGGCTGGCGCTCGCGACGCGTTTCGCGCAACTGCCCGACGCGCAGCGCGCGGTGTTCATCGACAAGCTCGGCGCGGCCGGCATCGATTTTCGCGTGCTGCCGATCCCGCCGCGCACGCCGCGCAGCGACCGCGTGCCGGCGTCGTTCGCACAGACGCGGCTGTGGCTGCATGCGCGGCTGATCGATGCGCCGGACGCGTACCACATCACCGAGCGCCTGGCGCTGACGGGCCCGCTCGACGCGCACGCGTTGCGCCTGGCATGCGACGCGCTGATCGCGCGCCACGAGGCGCTGCGCACGACCTTCGACGAAGCGCCGGACGGCGTCGCGCAAACGATCCACGCGCCGATGCGCTGCCCGTGGCGCGAAACCGGTCTCGAAGCGCTGCCGGACGCGCAGCGCATGGCGCGCGCGCAAGCCGTCGCGACGGCCGAGGAAGCCGAACCGTTCGATCTCGGCGTGGCGCCGCTCGTGCGCGCCCACCTGGTGCGCTTCGACGCGACGCATCACTGGCTCGCGCTGACCGTGCACCACATCGTGTCGGACGGCTGGTCGTCGGGCGTGATGCTCGAGGAACTCGCGGCGTTCTATCGCACGTATGCGTCCGACCGGCCGGTACCGCTCGCGCCGCTGCCGATCCAGTACGCCGACTACGCGCTGTGGCAGCGCCGCTGGCTCGACGCCGGCGAGCGCGAACGCCAGCTCGCGTTCTGGCGCGAACGGCTCGATCCGCAGCGCGGCGTGCTGACGCTGCCGGGCGCGGCCGCACGACCCGCGCGCCGCAGTGCGCGCGGCGCCCGCCATGGGTTTTCGCTCGACGCGCGCATCGGTGCGCAACTGCGCGCATTCGCGGCCGCGTCGGGCGCCACGCCGTTCGCGGTGCTGCTCGCCGCGCTCGATGCGCTGCTCGCGCGCGCGACGGGCGATGCGCGGATCTGCGTCGGCGTGCCGGCCGCGAACCGCGAACGCGCGGAAGTCGCCGGCCTGATCGGCTTCTTCGTCAACACGCTGGCGATCGACGTCGACGTGCCCGCGCACGGCGATTTCTCGTCGCTGGTCGCGCGCACGCAGCGTGCGCTCGTCGACGCGCAGATGCATCAGGACGTGCCGTTCGAGCAGGTGGTCGACGCGCTCGGCGTGCCGCGCAGCGCGAGTCACCATCCGCTGTTCCAGGTGATGGCCGCATACGGCGAGCGTCGTGCGTTGCCGGCGCTCGGCGCGGCGTCGGCCGCGTTGCTGCCGTCCGGTACGCCTTCCGCGAAATTCGACCTGACGCTGTCGGTCGAAGCGACGCCGGACGGCACCTTCGACGCCGCGTTCATCTACGCGCTCGACCTGTTCGATGCGGATGCGATCGAACGGCTGGCCGCGCGCTTCGTCACGCTGCTTGCCGATGCGCTCGCGCGCCCCGACATGCCGGTCGGCGATCTCGACTGGCTGCCCGCCGCCGAGCGCGCGCAGCTCCTTGCATGGAACGCGCCGGCCGGCGCGACCGATGCCGAGCCGTTCGTGCCCGTGCATGCACGCATCGCCGCGCATGCGCAGGCACGGCCCGACGCGCGCGGCGTCGCCGATATCGATCGTGCGTTCACGCGCGGCGAAGTCGATGCGCGCGCGGCCCGCCTGGCGCGCCATCTGGTGGCGGCCGGCGTACGGCCGGAAATGCGGGTCGGCGTCGCGCTGCAGCGCTCGGTGGACCTGCTCGTCGCGCTGATCGCGGTATTGAAGTCGGGCGCCGCGTTCGTGCCGCTCGATCCGGCTCATCCGCGCGAACGGCTCGCGCAGATCGTCGGCGACGCGAACATCGCGCACGTGCTGACCGACGGCGCGAGCGCCGCGTCGTTGCCCGAGCTGCCGGCGCTGCGCGTGTGGCGCGCCGATGAAGTTGCTGCACTCGACGAAGCGGCGCACGTCGTGCTGCCGGACGTGCTGCCGGGGCATGCGGCTTATGCGATCTACACGTCGGGCTCGACCGGCAAGCCGAAGGGCGTGATCGTCGACCATGCATCGTTCGCGCTGCATTGCGCGGCGATCGCCGAACGCTACGGCGCGGGCGAGCAGGACGTGTTCCTGCTGTTCCAGTCGGTCAACTTCGACGGCGCGCATGAAGGCTGGTTCTCGCAGTACATGTCGGGCGCCGCCGTGTCGGTGACGGCCGACGTGCTGTGGCCGCCCGCGCAGACCTGCGCGATGATGGTCCGCGACGGCGTGACGATGACCTACGTGCCGCCCGGCTGCGCCGCCCAACTCGCCGAATGGGCGCTCGCGCACGGCGCGCCGCCGACACTGCGGTCGCTGACCGTCGGCGGCGAAGCGACGTCGCGCGAGGCATTCGCGATGCTGCGCCGCGCGCTGCCGAACGTGCGCGTGGTCAACGGCTACGGGCCGACCGAGACGGTCATCACGCCGACGCTGTGGATGTTCCGGCCCGGCGACGATCTCGCGAAGCTCGGCGACGCCGCGTACCTGCCGATCGGTACGCTGGTCGGCGCACGCACCGCGCACGTGCTCGACGAGCGGCTGCATCCGCTGCCGGTCGGCGTGATCGGCGAACTGTACCTGGGCGGCGAGGGGATCGGCGTCGCGCGCGGCTATCTCGACCGCCCGGCGCTGACGGCCGAGCGTTTCGTGCCCGATCCGTACGGCGCGCCGGGCGCGCGGCTGTACCGCACGGGCGACCTCGTGCGGCGCCGCGCGGACGGCGTGTTCGACTTCATCGGCCGCGTCGACCACCAGGTGAAGCTGCGCGGGCTGCGCATCGAACTCGGCGAGATCGAGGCACAGCTTGCCGCGCACGACGCGGTGCGTGAAGCATGCGCGGTCGTGCACGGGCAGGGCGCACTCGCGCAGCTCGTCGCGTACGTCGAGCTGACCGCCGACGCACGGGCGGCCGCGCAGCCGGTTGAAGCCGCGACGCTCGACGCACACCTGCGCCGCACGCTGCCCGATTACATGGTGCCCGCGCAGCTGATCGTGCTGGACGCGCTGCCGCGCAACGCGAACAGCAAGGTCGACCGCGCACGGCTGCCGGCGCCCGTGCGCGTCGAACGCGCGTACGAAGCGCCGCAGGACGGCGACGAAGCCGCGCTCGCGGCGATCTGGTGCGACGTGCTCAATCTCGAGCGTGTGGGCCGGGGCGATCACTTCTTCGATCTCGGCGGCCATTCGCTCGCCGCCGTGCGCGTCGCGACGCGCGTGGCCGAACGGCTCGGCCGCGACGTGCCGGTGCGCGCGCTGTTCGAAGCGCCGGTGCTCGCGCAGTACGCGCGTCAGGTGGCCGATGCCCCGCGCGCCGCGCATGCCGGTGCCGCGGCGCCGGGTGTTGCGGTGGCGAAACCGGACGCCCACGGCGTATGGCCGCTGTCGCCGGCGCAGCTCGGCCTGTGGTTCCTGTGGCGCGCGCAGCCGGACAGCGCCGCGTACAACATTCCGGTCGCGCTGCGGGTGCGCGGCCCGCTCGACGTCGATGCGCTGCGTGCGGCCTTCTCGGACGTCGTGGCCGTGCATCCGGCGCTGCGCGCGCGGCTCGTGGCGCGTGACGGCGCGCTGCCGGGCCAGCGGATCGACGCAGGCGTTTCCGTCGAACTGCCGGTGATCGACCTGTCGGCGCAAGCCGATGTGCTTGCCCGCGCGGCGGCACTGACCGACGAGGATGCGCTCGCGCCGTTCGACCTCGCGGCCGATGCGCCGCTGTGGCGCGCGCGGGTGCTGCGGCTCGGCGCGGACGATCACGTGCTGTCGCTGACGATTCATCACATCGTGTCGGATGGCGAATCGATCGAGCTGTGGCTCGATGCGGTTCGCGCGCGCTATGTCGCCCGCATGCAGGGCGGTGCTGTGGCAGCCGGAGAGATCGCCCAGCCGGTCGCCCGGCCGCTCGTGCTGCCCGCGCCGTGCCATCCGGCCCGCGTCGCTTACTGGCGCGATGCGCTGACGGACCTGCCGGTGCGCCTGCTGCCGCAGCGCGCCAACGCGCCGGCCGTGCCGCAATGGCGCGCGGCGCGCATCGCGTTCGAATTCGACGGCGCGCTGATCCGCGCCGCACGCGATACGGCGTCGGCCGCGCACGCGACGCTGCCGATGCTGCTGCACGCGGCGCTCAACACCGCCTTGTTCCGCGCGACGGGTGCGGCCGACCAGCCGGTCGGCGTGCTCGCGTCGACGCGCGAGCTGACGGGCGACGCGGCCCGCGAGGCGCTCGGCCTCTTCATCAATTCGGTCGTCGTGCGCACGCGGATCGACCCGGCCGCGCGTCGCGCGGACGTGCTGGCACAGGTGCGCGACACGGCGCTCGCGGCCTATGCGCACGCCGACGTGCCGTTCGCGGACGTCGTCGCGGCGCTGCGCGCGCCGCGTGCCGCGCAGGCCAATCCGCTGTTCCAGGTGATGTTCAACTACCTGCGCCCGACCGGTGCCGCCGCGCGCGACTGGGCCGGCCTGTCGCTGGCCGGGTTCGACGAGGTACGCCATCGCGTCGTGTTCACGCTGGAGCTGGACGTCGTCGAGCATCCGGACGGGCGCGTGAGCGCCGCGTTCTCGTATGCGGACGAACTGCTCGACCGCAGCTTCGTCGATGCGCTCGTCGACGTTTACCACGACGAAGTCGCGCGCTTCGCCGGCGCGTCGGAAGCCGCGCTCGGCGCGCCCGACACGCATGCCGCTGCGCAAGCATCGCCGCGCGCGCCCGCGGCAGGCGACGCACGCGCCGCAACGTCGTCACGCGCACCGCATGCGGCTGCCGCGCTCGCGGCGCTGTGGTCCGACACGTTCGCGACGGCCGCGCCCGAGCCCGATGCCGACCTGTTCGAAGCGGGCGCGACGTCGTTCGACGTCGTGCGCTTCGTCGACGCGGCCAGCCGGGCCGGTCACGCGCTGACGGTCGCCGACCTGTTCGCGTCGCCGACCTTCGCAGCACTCGGCGCGCGGCTCGAGGCATGCACGGAAACGGGACAGGAGGAACGCCATGCTGGCTGA